The genomic DNA AAAACCTTTATTTCACTATAAATATAACCAAAATAATGCCATTTTGTTACTGTTTTAAGGCGGTACGATGCCTTTGCATCAAGCTTCATTTGTTTGCATTAATTTGAAACAATTACGAATGTATGCAACTTTTAAAACTGCCATTTTATCAATGACATTTTGAAGCTCTTTTTCTTTTTTACTGATAACCTCAACCGCTTTAATATGTTTTTGCATCTGGTCGTTTTGATTTAAAGTAGTTTTTAACCCTTTTTTAAGCGTGTTTCTGCAATCATCCACAGAAATAAACGGAATAACACTACCCCTTAAATAATAAGCGTAAAAACCGCCTATTTGCAACATCATAGACAAGTGAAAAAGCGTGTTTTTATCTGTTTCGGTTTTTGTGATTACTACAAAACAGTTAGGACAAGGATTTGAGAGCGGTTTTCCGCTGTTAAGCCCTTTGTTAAGTATAAAAAAATGAGGGTTCGAGTAAGTTTTTCCGATTTTGTGTGTTTTCATTTCAAAATAAGGCATAGCTATCCAATTAAAAGTTCGCTACGCTCACACATATTTTTTTTGAAAATGAAAAAGAAAAAAATTAAAAAAAGAAAGCCATCCGCTTTGTGGCGTGGGTAAGGCTGTCAAGCTTTTTTTAAAAAAGTTTTTTAGGAATTTTAATGAAATAGAAAAAGCTACAAGCAAAACGAAAAGTTGCTTTGAATTAGTAATTAAAAGTTTTTTAAAAAACCGTAGGCTTGAGCTTTATAGACTTAAAGCGTGGGCTGTAGTAAGCCACATATATTTGCTATCTTTTATTAATTTAATGTTATACCTGCCAATATTACTATTATAACAAGCATAATGATTACGAAAAGTTTAGTACCAAAAGAATCATCACTTTCAGGATTTTCGATTTTATTACCGTTTTCATCAATATCGTGAGGAAAGAATAAATCAAATAAATCTTCAATCATTTGTTTCATACTTTAAATATAACTTTTTTGGGGAATTAACACTTAAAAAAATAGGTTTTAGTACCGTATTGAGCTTTGGATGATGCGTTTGTATGGGTAGCGTTTTAAATAGTTGTTTGATAAAACAGCATTTAAACAAGCTACTTATACAGGACTTTTAGACAATAGCTTATTGCTTTTTTGAGGTACGATAAAATGTAATGTGCTATGGCGTATTACTACATTTTATAAACCTATTTTTTTATAACCGCTGACTTGGGTGGTGGGGAAAAGTGGATTTTATAAAAAACTAAAAACATTGTTTACAACTTTGTTTAGAAATTATATAATTAAAAATACAATTTAATTTAATTTTTATATATTTGCAATATAAAAAATATCTCTGCGCCAACAGAGATACTAAATTTTCGGTCGTACCGATAATAAATATTTTTTTTCTATGGTACAAATGTACAAAAATAATTTGAATTTACGCCAAAACAAAAGGCGCATTGCAACGATAAAGGGTGCAAAATTCGATTTAAAAAGCGAACTTCCTTTAATGTTTAAAGCATTTAAGGAAGCGTATGAACTTTACGAAAGTGAAATCATTAAAACACCTCCAGAAGCGAGAGCAAGAGGTTATGAAGCATCATTGTTGAACTCAAAAATGATACAATGTATTCAGAAGTATTTCCCCAATCATTGGAAATTTGGAAAATACAAAAGATTTACACTGCGAACGAATGGCTATATTATACTATTCAAAAAATTAGATAAATATGATAAGCCTATGAATATTAAAACAAAATCAGTGGAAGCTATTTCCAATCAGCTCTCACTACCTTTGTTTAATGGTACTAATTTTGTTGAAGAACCTATATTATTCTTTGGATATAAAAAGAATAGTATAGGAATTATTTCTGAACCTAAATTAGTTTATGTAGATGAAGAACGAGTGAAGTGGGTTGTAACTGTTGATGATATTAATATTGATAATACAATAGATATGACTACGAAACCACAAAAAGCCGCTACCCCTTTAATAAGAGAAGGGAAAAAAGGCAACAAAAAAATTGGCTAATTATTAATCCTATCGAGTACGACCGATTATTTTTTAAAAGAACCTATAAAATAAAGATATGAAAATCAATCACAAACAGTTAACATTTGCGAGAGAATACAGAGGATATTCACAAACAGATTTATCTTCTATGATTGATGGATTGTCACAACCAAACTTATCAAAGTTTGAAAAAGGATTAAGCACATTATCAGATGAATTATTATTAAAAATAGTTTCCTTTTTAGACTTTCCATTTGAATTTTTAAGCAAAAACATATCTAATGAATCAAATACTGCTCATTATAGAAAAAGAACTACCATAACAAAAAAAGATAGAACAGATATTGAGCATAGTTACAAATTAATAGGCTATATAATAGACGAAATGGCTGATTCGTTAATGTGGCCTGATTTTGCTTTTAAAACTTTAGATATAGAAGATGGCTATACACCTGAATATATAGCGAATTATACTAGGAAATTTTTAGGGCTAAAACCTAACGAACCTGTAAAAGATATTTGTAATCTTTTAGAGGTTAATGGAATTATTATAGCAGAACTTGATGCTTTTGATAAATTTGATGGTGTATCCTTTGAAACAGATAATGGATATCCGGTAATCGTTTTGAATAAAAATTTCAGCAATGACCGAAAAAGATTTACACTTGCACACGAGCTTGGACATTTATTAATGCACTCAATAAACAATCCTGCAATACCAAAACATAGGAAAAAAGAATTAGAAAATGAGGCTAATACTTTTGCTTCTGAATTTTTAATGCCCAAAGCAGCTATAAAAAACTCACTCTATGATTTAAGGTTATCAGATTTAGCAGAGTACAAAAGATTTTGGCTTACATCTATGGCATCAATAATAAGAAGAGCAAAAGACCTCGACTGTATAACAAAAGAAACATACACATACTTAAACATAGAGTTTAGCAGAAAAGGTTGGAAGAAGAAAGAACCTTTTGATATTTATATAGACACTCCTGAATTGTACAGAAAAGGATATGCAATGCACAAAACAGATTTGGCTTATTCTGATTTTGAATTGGCTACTGGTTTCACTTTGCCTATTGATATAATTAAAAGATACTGTGAAACAAATAAACATCAAACTAGGTTAAGAGTATTGCCATAGTTTAATAATAACTATTGGTTAACGAAATGAAACAAACAAAGACTTGAGGTAAGGAATACTTGGACTTAACGATGGTTTTGTGCAGCTTGAATGAGATAACGAATATTATTATCAATTAACGTAACCCTTAAAATGTTCAGATGTTTAATGTTTGTTCAAAATGTGGTTTAATGTTCGGAATTGTGCGTTGGAATAGCGGATATTTTACATAATACCAGTTATAGCTACAATATGCATTAACACTGCGATAGCAAACCTTTAAAAAGTGCCGTTTGCTACTATAACTTGTATTATGTAAATATAGCTTTGGGTAGTTTTTGGTATGCGCGCAGGCAACAGCTTTTTACTTTTTTATTGTACCGATTTATCAAAATATAATAGTGCATATAAAACAAGTAATGTGCTGTGTGAGGGTTGGCAACCAAGAACTACAAGCGCGTTGGCGAGCGGAATAAAATAAAAAACAGAGGATTTTGAGGTACGAAAAAACTGGGTTTTATTTTATGAGGAATTACCTTTGTTTTACTAAATTAGAATCTACCTTAATATCTAGTGAGTTATACTTTTTAGATGATTTAGAAAAACTATCTAAAAAGGCATATAGATTCCTCACTTCAATTGATGCAACTTCTTTTTTAAGTGCTCTATCTACCCTATTTTTTTTTTCTTTTTTATTTGGCATTTGTTATAAAATAAATTCATCAAATAATTGACTTAAATATACTAAATTTCTCTTTAATAAAGCAGTTTTAGGTGCTGATTTATGAATAAGTTCATTCGAATCTAGGCTAATAATATATTTAATTTTCTCTTTATCAAAAACAATTGGGGCTGCACAACAAAATTGTACATCACCAATTCTGTTTTTAAGTTCGGATGTTAATTGGTAAGAGTTATCATCATTTGTTATGTTATAATCAACGAAAAAAGATTTTTCAACATAAGTACGACCTACGACTCCTTGTACTTCATTATTTTTCACCTCAAAAACTAAATCCTTTTTCCCATTTATAATTGTAGTAATATTATCTATATAATAAGAATTTAGCTTTATAGTTTTTGAAAAAAAAGGCTTTGTAACTTTAAATACTCTTAACGAAATAGAATCAGTTCTTACATCTAAATCTCTACATATTTGTTCTAATATTACATTAACTTGATTTTTTAATAAGTTTGTTTGTTTTTTTAACTTCTTTTCAGTGATAAAAAGTTTTACAGGAACAATAAGAGCTGCTGTAAATGTTCCTAACAAAAAGAGCCAAAATTTTACTACTTCTTTGTTTTCTATTGTAATTAAAAAATCTTTATTAATAAGATAATCTAGTACGTAATCACTTTTTGATACAAAAAGTAAAAGAGCTGGTATTAAACCTATTAAAATAAGTTTTAAAATAAATTTTAATATATCTAGCAAAATATATGTGAGTAAATATTTAAAAGAAACAACTAATCAATATCTAAAGTATCATTATAAAGTAGGTTTAAATCAGATGGTCTGATTCGGAAACCTGTACCGTGATCGTGAGTCTTACCTTTATTACGCCCACTTTTATAAGAACCTATACGAATATCTACCATTAATTTACCTTCATCAATTAATTTTAGTAAGTTTTCTAAACTAGGGTTTAAATAAATATCAGCTTGAGTATAATGAAATTCTTCTACTCCATTTACTTTACGAGTTTCAGCATTAACATAGAATAATGCTTGTAATTTTTTATGTAATGCTTTCGATAGATCTTCATATGACCAATATACAGACTTATCTGTTATTTCACCGGTAACTAAATCTTTCACCTCTAAACGAACTACAGAATTTTCTTTATCATTAACTATAATAAAGCCTGTTCTTAATTTATAAGTATTAAATTTATTTGAAAAAATTGATGTATGTAACTTTTTTAAGCCAGGATATTCCTCATATTCTTCACCATATTTATCTCGTAAATAAGTATTAGCTTTATTAGGACCAGTTGGACTTTTAGTAAAAAGAGTTAGATAAGAACTAGTTAAAGCTCGTTGACTTTTAACCTCAAAACCATCAAAATCTGGTAGTTTATCATTATTTTCAGTTACACCTAAATAATCTTCAAATGTTTTACCTATACCTGTATTATGTTTTCTTCTACTTGGAATAAAACCTAAACTTTTAATCCTATTAAACTCTTTTTCAATTTTTGTTTTATCTATCATAAATTTTAATTCTTTCTATTAGTAAATCAATAACCTCTCTTTTATTTTTGCTAGCCTCGAGTTCCGACATAAACAATCTTTCAAAAGGAAATGAAAAAAATTGTGTAGCTTTTTGAAGTTGTTCAATTGTATATTTGTGACTAAATTTTGTCGATTCAATATTACCAATCATACCATAACTAACACCTATAATATCTGCAAAACCCGCTTGAGATAAATCATTATCATTTCTTAATTCTCTAATAATATTAATTACACTTAATTGTATTTCAGATTTCATTTTACCAACAATTTGTGAGCAAAAATATATTTATGTTAAAAATTAAACACCCACATATTGTGAGTAATGTGTATTTTATTATATTTGTAAAATGAAAATTAAAGAATACAAAAGGACATATACAGACGAATGGGATTTTAGAACCAGTGATACTAAAGAGTACACGCATTCTTATCATACATATCCTGCTATGATGATACCTCAAATAGCTAGAAAATTAATACAAGATTATAAACCAAAAGGTAAACTTGAAAATATACTTGACCCTTATATGGGGTCTGGAACCACTTTAGTTGAAGCTAAAATACAAGGGATAAATGCAATTGGAACTGATTTGAATCCATTAGCAAGATTTATTTCTTCTGTCAAAACAACAAACTTTAACGAGGGTCTTATTGAAAAATACTTTTCAAAAACAATAAACGCAATAGAAAATTACAAACGCCCTCAAAATGTAGATTTAGACCATATTACAAATGTAGATTTTTGGTATAGTAAAGAAAAAGCTGAAGAGTTATATTATTTAACTAATATTATAAACACATACCCTGAAACAATTAGAGATTTCTTCTTGTTAGCTCTTTCAGAGTGTGTTAGAGAGGTTTCCTATACAAGGAATGGTGAGTTTAAACGATATAGAATAGCAAAAGAAAAACTACACTTACACAACCCTCAAACCTTTAAGTTATTTATAAATAAAATAGAAAGAAATATAAAAGGATTAGAAGACTTCAATAAAATAAACAATAAAAGTAAAGTAGTAATTGCAGATTTTAATACAGTAAATGAAATACCCAAACATTATATTAAAGAAGGTAGTATTGATTTAGTGGTAACATCACCACCTTATGGTGATTCTAAAACTACTGTTGCTTATGGACAATTTTCAAGATGGGCTAACGAATGGTTCAAATTTGAAAATGCAAAAAAAATAGATAATCTCTTAATGGGGGGAACGAAAATAAAAGATTTTACATTAAAAACAGAATCTATCAAGAATGAGTTAAAAGAAATAAAAGCGATAGACGAAAAAAGATATTATGAAGTCCTTTCTTTTTTGGATGATTATTATAAATCTATAACTAATGTTTCTAAAGCGATAAGAAAAGAAGGTAGAATTTGTTATGTTGTTGGAAACAGAAATGTAAAAGGTGTGCAGATACCTTTAGATTATTTTACTATAGAGGCATTTGAAACCAATGGCTTTAAACATATTGATACTTTTGTAAGAAGCATACCAAATAAAAGAATGCCTAATAAGACAAGCCCTAGCAATAAAAAAGGTGCGAATGTTACAACAATGGTAAATGAATTTATTATAATTATGGAAAAAATTTGAGGGAAGAAAAACTAAACAGCCTCAAAACCCTCAAACCCTCACTTTACTTCTTTTGATGGATTGTAGTAATTACCTTGTGATTCTCTTAATAAAAATTTGGATTTACAAAGATTAGTGATATAACGCTCTGCTGTTTTTTGCGTAATATCTAATTTAGATGCATAGCTTATATAATCTTGTGTAGAAAAACGTAATGGTAAACTATCTATGAACTGCTCTTTTTTGTTTTTGTAGTTTATAGCTGTTTTATCAACCGGTAAACTAGAATACACTTTGCTACTATGTTTTATTAAGGCTTTTACGATAGTTAATGTAGATTGAAAATCTTCATCAGAACAATACAAAGGATTTGTAACATCGCCTGTTTCTAATATCCTTAAAACAGTTAAAATCATACTAATTCTAAACGCAATTATACCCATTCTTTTAATAGAAGAATTGTATTCTAAAGGGTTTACATTTAGATAGTATAAATTAATTTTTGAAAAAAATTGATTAAATACTTCTTGCTGTTCTTCTGTATATGAAAACTGAATTTCAGTATTTGTGATTAGTTGTCTGTATAATTCATAAAATACATTTCCTAAATTGTCAAAATACTCATTTAAGCCTTTTTTAGTATCAATAGCAAAAACGTTTTTCCAATTCGTACTTGTTGGCATTTGATAAAACATAAAGCGACTGAATAAACCATTTTCAGCATTAGGCATTAATGCCAAAACTTGTTTTGGTGTACCTGTTAGTGCACAAGACAAACAAGGCTCTTCAATCTCTACATATTCTCTATCTGTTCTACGAAAATATTTTATTGTTTCGTGATGAAAAGCATTTCTAAAACCATCGGAATAATCGCCATAATCTGTTTTAAAGTTTTTGGCTAATGTATCTGCTTCGGTTTCAAAAATTAGCCCCCTACCTTTACTGTCGTGTAATAATTGAAACATACCCGTTGAACTGTTATTTGCAGGAATAAACAACATTCTAATGGGTGGTTTTTGAGGTTTCTTTAAGTTTTCATCTTTCATCTTGTTCTTGTTGTATTGCGCTAATTCTGCATCATATTCGGCTTCCATTAGTTTTGCTTCTTCACGCATTGTTTTGTGAATTTTAT from Lacinutrix sp. 5H-3-7-4 includes the following:
- a CDS encoding ImmA/IrrE family metallo-endopeptidase, whose product is MKINHKQLTFAREYRGYSQTDLSSMIDGLSQPNLSKFEKGLSTLSDELLLKIVSFLDFPFEFLSKNISNESNTAHYRKRTTITKKDRTDIEHSYKLIGYIIDEMADSLMWPDFAFKTLDIEDGYTPEYIANYTRKFLGLKPNEPVKDICNLLEVNGIIIAELDAFDKFDGVSFETDNGYPVIVLNKNFSNDRKRFTLAHELGHLLMHSINNPAIPKHRKKELENEANTFASEFLMPKAAIKNSLYDLRLSDLAEYKRFWLTSMASIIRRAKDLDCITKETYTYLNIEFSRKGWKKKEPFDIYIDTPELYRKGYAMHKTDLAYSDFELATGFTLPIDIIKRYCETNKHQTRLRVLP
- a CDS encoding MvaI/BcnI restriction endonuclease family protein, which gives rise to MIDKTKIEKEFNRIKSLGFIPSRRKHNTGIGKTFEDYLGVTENNDKLPDFDGFEVKSQRALTSSYLTLFTKSPTGPNKANTYLRDKYGEEYEEYPGLKKLHTSIFSNKFNTYKLRTGFIIVNDKENSVVRLEVKDLVTGEITDKSVYWSYEDLSKALHKKLQALFYVNAETRKVNGVEEFHYTQADIYLNPSLENLLKLIDEGKLMVDIRIGSYKSGRNKGKTHDHGTGFRIRPSDLNLLYNDTLDID
- a CDS encoding helix-turn-helix transcriptional regulator; protein product: MKSEIQLSVINIIRELRNDNDLSQAGFADIIGVSYGMIGNIESTKFSHKYTIEQLQKATQFFSFPFERLFMSELEASKNKREVIDLLIERIKIYDR
- a CDS encoding DNA methyltransferase: MKIKEYKRTYTDEWDFRTSDTKEYTHSYHTYPAMMIPQIARKLIQDYKPKGKLENILDPYMGSGTTLVEAKIQGINAIGTDLNPLARFISSVKTTNFNEGLIEKYFSKTINAIENYKRPQNVDLDHITNVDFWYSKEKAEELYYLTNIINTYPETIRDFFLLALSECVREVSYTRNGEFKRYRIAKEKLHLHNPQTFKLFINKIERNIKGLEDFNKINNKSKVVIADFNTVNEIPKHYIKEGSIDLVVTSPPYGDSKTTVAYGQFSRWANEWFKFENAKKIDNLLMGGTKIKDFTLKTESIKNELKEIKAIDEKRYYEVLSFLDDYYKSITNVSKAIRKEGRICYVVGNRNVKGVQIPLDYFTIEAFETNGFKHIDTFVRSIPNKRMPNKTSPSNKKGANVTTMVNEFIIIMEKI